A region of Lycium barbarum isolate Lr01 chromosome 1, ASM1917538v2, whole genome shotgun sequence DNA encodes the following proteins:
- the LOC132631101 gene encoding ras-related protein RABA1f-like — protein MGTYRSEEDYDYLFKVVLIGDSGVGKSNLLSRFTKNEFSQQSKSTIGVEFATRTIHVDDKIVKAQIWDTAGQERYRAITSAYYRGAVGALLVYDITRHVTFENVARWLKELRDHTDQNIVVMLVGNKADLRHLRAVPADESNGFAERERTFFMETSALEALNVENAFTEVLTQIYRVVSKKALDAGDDPTSLPAGQTINIGNDVSAIKKGGCCSG, from the exons ATGGGAACATATAGATCAGAGGAGGATTATGATTACTTATTCAAGGTGGTGCTCATAGGGGATTCTGGTGTTGGCAAATCGAATTTGCTATCGCGCTTTACTAAAAATGAATTCAGCCAGCAATCTAAGTCCACCATCGGCGTCGAATTCGCCACTCGTACCATTCATGTTGATGACAAGATTGTCAAAGCCCAGATTTGGGACACTGCTGGCCAAGAGAG GTACCGGGCCATCACAAGTGCTTATTATAGAGGAGCTGTTGGTGCCTTACTTGTTTACGACATTACTCGCCACGTAACGTTTGAGAACGTAGCGAGATGGCTCAAGGAGCTCAGAGATCACACGGACCAGAACATCGTCGTCATGCTAGTAGGGAACAAGGCGGATCTCCGCCACCTCCGTGCGGTCCCCGCTGATGAGTCGAACGGTTTTGCAGAAAGGGAGAGGACCTTCTTCATGGAAACATCTGCTCTTGAGGCGTTGAACGTTGAAAACGCCTTTACGGAAGTGTTGACTCAGATTTACCGGGTGGTTAGCAAGAAGGCTCTTGATGCAGGAGACGATCCAACATCTTTGCCTGCAGGACAAACGATCAACATCGGAAACGATGTATCTGCTATTAAGAAGGGCGGATGTTGTTCCGGTTGA
- the LOC132631108 gene encoding uncharacterized protein LOC132631108 — translation MTDHQNPKPTDNLPSTNPPKIGSSNSGFSGSPHFPNPPDRSNPDPATLREQWKFAIRQYSKWYSHAWGTAILAGLSFYALGWIIKGDNPLPSFKPKESDSKNASSSSSSSSDVPEVKRS, via the coding sequence ATGACTGACCATCAAAACCCTAAACCCACCGATAACCTCCCTTCAACAAATCCACCTAAAATCGGATCCTCTAACAGTGGATTTTCCGGGTCGCCCCACTTTCCAAACCCGCCCGACCGTTCAAACCCGGACCCGGCAACACTGAGAGAGCAATGGAAGTTTGCTATTAGACAGTACAGCAAATGGTATTCACATGCTTGGGGTACTGCTATTTTAGCTGGGCTTTCTTTTTACGCCCTTGGTTGGATTATTAAAGGTGATAATCCTTTGCCCTCTTTCAAGCCCAAAGAATCGGATAGTAAAaatgcttcttcttcttcttcttcgtctagtGATGTTCCCGAGGTCAAGCGAAGTTGA